Proteins co-encoded in one Natronorubrum daqingense genomic window:
- a CDS encoding 50S ribosomal protein L32e: MADDEPETEDTGADPDEPQELEDISGVGTSKADALQDAGFETIEDVKEADQDDLAGADGIGNALAARIKADVGDLEVSDETDAEIEDEDVDEDAESVDEDVETELQPRGLTEKTPELSEEESELLEQRRSEGKPQFNRQDYHMKKRTPESWRRPRGQLSKQRKGVKGKGPTVEAGFRTPTAVRGKHPSGFDEVYVENLDDLEGVDGDREAVRISSSVGGRKRERIEEEAEEQDVRVLNPTYEEVEVDSND, encoded by the coding sequence CCGACCCAGACGAGCCACAGGAACTCGAGGACATCAGCGGTGTCGGCACGAGCAAGGCAGACGCCCTGCAAGATGCCGGCTTCGAAACTATCGAGGACGTCAAAGAAGCAGACCAGGACGACCTCGCTGGAGCTGACGGAATCGGGAACGCGCTCGCAGCCCGAATCAAAGCAGACGTCGGCGACCTCGAAGTTAGCGACGAAACCGACGCCGAAATCGAAGACGAAGACGTCGACGAAGACGCAGAATCCGTCGACGAGGACGTCGAAACCGAACTGCAACCTCGCGGATTAACCGAGAAGACGCCGGAGCTCTCCGAGGAAGAATCGGAGTTGCTCGAGCAGCGTCGAAGTGAGGGCAAACCGCAGTTCAACCGACAGGACTACCACATGAAAAAGCGGACGCCGGAGTCCTGGCGACGCCCACGCGGACAGCTGTCCAAACAGCGAAAGGGCGTCAAAGGCAAAGGCCCGACCGTCGAGGCTGGCTTCCGAACGCCAACCGCAGTTCGCGGCAAGCACCCGAGCGGATTCGACGAGGTCTACGTCGAGAATCTCGACGACCTCGAGGGTGTCGACGGCGACCGAGAGGCGGTCCGTATCTCCTCGTCGGTTGGTGGGCGCAAGCGCGAACGAATCGAAGAAGAAGCCGAGGAACAGGACGTTCGCGTCCTGAACCCAACCTACGAAGAAGTAGAGGTGGATTCAAATGACTGA
- a CDS encoding 50S ribosomal protein L19e codes for MTDLSAQKRLAADVLDVGENRVWLDPDAQADIAEAITRDEIRELVQEGRIQAGDAKSNSRGRARERNEKRAYGHKKGPGKRRGKKGARQNEKDEWQNKIRAQRRKLRELRDKGELTPTQYRELYKKAGGGEFRSVQYLLNYIDENYGDQ; via the coding sequence ATGACTGATCTCTCCGCACAGAAACGACTTGCAGCCGACGTTCTCGACGTCGGAGAGAATCGCGTTTGGCTCGATCCCGACGCTCAGGCAGACATCGCCGAAGCGATCACTCGCGACGAGATCCGAGAACTCGTCCAGGAAGGTCGTATTCAGGCTGGTGACGCCAAGAGCAACTCCCGCGGACGCGCACGAGAGCGCAACGAAAAGCGAGCCTACGGCCACAAGAAGGGGCCAGGCAAGCGCCGCGGCAAGAAGGGTGCACGCCAGAACGAGAAAGACGAGTGGCAGAACAAGATTCGCGCACAGCGACGGAAGCTTCGTGAACTCCGAGACAAGGGCGAACTCACGCCCACGCAGTACCGCGAGCTCTACAAGAAAGCTGGCGGTGGCGAGTTCCGGAGCGTCCAATACCTGTTGAACTACATCGACGAAAACTACGGTGACCAATAA
- a CDS encoding 30S ribosomal protein S5 has translation MSNYNDDGWEPVTRLGRKVQEGEIDDMETALNSGLPLKEPELVDQLLPGLDDEVLDINMVQRMTDSGRRVKFRCVVVVGNRDGYVGYAEGRDDQVGSAIQKAIGIAKLNMIKVPRGSGSWEDRSDRPHSLTRRTSGKAGSVEVDVIPAPEGLGLAASDTVRHVLELAGLENVWTKSHGNTRTTVNLAKATFNALENASQSRQPQQRGRQDEAEVADQ, from the coding sequence ATGAGCAACTACAACGACGACGGATGGGAACCCGTTACCCGTCTCGGCCGGAAGGTCCAAGAGGGCGAAATCGACGATATGGAGACCGCCCTCAACTCGGGACTCCCGCTCAAGGAGCCCGAACTCGTCGACCAGCTCCTTCCCGGACTGGACGACGAAGTGCTGGACATCAACATGGTCCAGCGCATGACCGACTCCGGACGCCGCGTCAAGTTCCGTTGTGTCGTCGTGGTTGGTAACCGCGACGGCTACGTCGGCTACGCGGAAGGCCGAGACGATCAGGTCGGCTCCGCCATCCAGAAGGCGATCGGTATCGCGAAACTGAACATGATCAAAGTCCCCCGCGGCTCCGGTTCGTGGGAGGACCGTTCGGATCGGCCACACTCGCTGACCCGACGCACCAGCGGCAAAGCTGGCTCCGTCGAAGTCGACGTCATTCCAGCCCCCGAAGGGCTCGGATTGGCCGCGAGTGACACCGTCCGTCACGTCCTCGAACTGGCCGGCCTCGAGAACGTCTGGACGAAGAGTCACGGCAACACGCGGACGACCGTGAACCTCGCGAAGGCGACGTTCAACGCACTCGAGAACGCATCCCAGTCGCGCCAACCCCAACAGCGGGGTCGACAAGACGAAGCCGAGGTGGCTGACCAATGA
- a CDS encoding 50S ribosomal protein L18: MATGPRYKVPMRRRREVRTDYHQRLRLLKSGKPRLVARKSNKHTTAQLITPGPQGDETLASAHSSDLEEYGWDAPTSNISAAYLTGLLAGTRAVEAGLEEAVLDIGLNTATPGNKVFAVQEGAIDAGLEIPHNDSVLADWSRTRGEHIAEYAEQLDEPLYSGDFDATELPEHFDEVREAILE; the protein is encoded by the coding sequence ATGGCGACTGGACCACGATATAAAGTGCCGATGCGGCGTCGCCGTGAGGTCCGAACGGACTACCACCAGAGGTTGCGCCTGCTGAAATCGGGTAAGCCCCGCCTCGTTGCTCGCAAGAGCAACAAGCACACTACGGCGCAGCTGATCACTCCCGGACCTCAGGGAGACGAGACGCTTGCAAGCGCACACTCGAGCGATCTCGAGGAGTACGGCTGGGATGCGCCCACGAGTAACATCTCTGCGGCATACCTGACCGGCCTGCTGGCCGGCACGCGGGCGGTCGAGGCAGGCCTCGAGGAAGCGGTCCTCGACATCGGTCTGAATACGGCCACGCCCGGGAACAAGGTATTCGCAGTTCAGGAGGGAGCAATCGATGCCGGTCTCGAGATCCCACACAACGACAGTGTGCTCGCAGACTGGTCGCGTACCCGTGGCGAACACATCGCCGAGTACGCAGAGCAACTCGACGAACCGCTCTACAGCGGTGACTTCGACGCAACCGAACTCCCTGAACACTTCGACGAGGTACGAGAGGCGATTCTCGAATGA